GGTCAAATTATTCAAAAATTTAATCGCTGGCGGATTGATGTACTTTCCGAACAGGGTCCCTTCCATAAAATCGACCAGGGTGCCGGCGCCAAAATTGCCAACGAACTGGTAAAGTCCGAAGTAAAGCACCAGCAGTAACAGGGGGATGCCGCTGAACGGGTTCATTGCCCAACGCGATAACCGCTCACTGAAGGGAGGGTCGACTGATAACGCTTGCTCCAGCGCACCATCCAGCATCTTGCGGGTCATGCGCTTACGTTCGAGGCTGATCTGCAGATTAAGGTCGACCCGCCGCGCGAACTGGATGTCATGCAGAACCGGGGCAATTAACGGGAAGCCATCCCCCTCCTCGGCACGTACCACCTCTTCGACTTCATGATCCTTCTGCATCATCAGAATTGCAGTGGCACGGCGCCCTAAACAGTAATCCCCGGTCAACAGAGTTGAAAGGCGTTCGATGTCGGCTTCAAGGTCGACAGCATAAGGCTCAAAACTGGCGGGTCGCTCCTGATAAGCAGCAATTGCCCCCTGCAGCTCGTCCAACCCCTGGCGTTTTTTCATGACGGTTCCGACAACCGGCACACCGAGATTCTGTTGCAATTGGGGGAGGTTGAATTTCATCCCGAGACGCTCGGCTTCATCCAGGATATTGACCACCAAAATCACCGGCAATCCGGCTTCTATCAGTTGCAGCGTCATCGGCAACATGCGTTCGATGTTACGCGCATCGACAACATGCAACAGGATGGCAGGTCTCCCGGTCAGTAAAATGTTGCGCGCAACCCGTTCTTCTTCAGTAATCGGCATCATTGAATACATACCGGGGGTATCAAGGACCTCGTAGCTGCGCTCGCCGATACGGCAACGACCCGTGGAGATTTCGACCGAAGTTCCTGGATAGTTGGAAACAGTCGTATAGGATCCGGTCAACACGTTAAACAGAACGCTCTTGCCGACATTGGGGTTTCCGACCAGAACAATCTGCGGAGATTTGACATCTTCATGCATAATAATCAGGTTTTTCCCTAAAAAGATTACTGTTTATTAGTGTGGCACTGACTGCAAAGCCCATAAAGCTCGAGCCGATGATCCTGAATGAAAAAATTATGCGTCAGAGCGACTTCCCGTTGAAGCTCTTCAATCTGCTGGTTTTCAAATTCAAGGATGCGACCGCAAGCGGTGCAGACCAGATGGTCATGATGCTGGTTATGATAACTGACCTCGAATCGCATCTGCCCATCACCAAAATTGCGTTCGGCAGCGATGCCGCATTCAGCAAACAGCTTTAAAGTACGATGCACCGTGGCATAACCGATCCCGGGATGTTTTTTGCGCAGTTGCAGATAAAAATCCTCCGTCGACAGATGCCTGGTCTGCCGCAAAAAGGACTTGAGAATAATCATGCGCTGGTTGGTATTTTTCAGACGCTTGCGTGCCAGATAGTCAAGAAACAACTCTTCCGGATTTTTCATAATTAGAATTCCTGAGGTTTTTCAAGAAATTGAAAACGGATTTCAAAATAGAGTCAGCATGAGTCTTTGTCAAGGTTTATCTAAAAAGAAATATGCGAGGGATCAGCCAAACGTGGAGGGAAGAAAACCATAAAGAAACCCGCTCATGCGACTGAAGAGGTCGAAAAAGAGCAGGACGCCAACGGCCATCAACAGGCCCCCGGTGAAGACTTCAACAAATCGGATATGTTTTTTGAAGCGATCAAAGAAATTTAGAAACCAGTGAAACAGGCCCCCGGCGATGAGAAAAGGCACCCCCAGTCCAGCGGAATAGACCGCCAGCAGTGTGACCCCGCGCCAGGCACCGCCTGAGCTGCTGGCCGCGATTGCCAGGATCGCACCTAAAATTGGCCCAATACAGGGGGTCCAGCCGGCCGCGAAAGCGATGCCGACAATCAGTGTGCCGATGAATCCCGAAGGTTTGTTTCTGAGCTGAAAACGGTGCTCACCCAGCAACACACCAAAATGAAACAGGCCACTCAAATGAACCCCGAACAAAAAAATCAACACCCCGCCAATCTTCTGCAGCCAACCTAAACCCTCGCGCAGATGCATTTGAAAGGTTGCCGAAGCCATGCCTGCAAGAGCGCCCAACGAAATAAATACAAGTGAAAATCCGGCAACAAACACCAGAGAGTGCGCCAGGATAGTCATCCTTACCTTAGCGCTGGCATGGGCGTCACTCAACTGACCAAAGGAGAGACCGGAGATATAGGTGAGATAGCTCGGAATCAGTGGCAACACACAGGGAGAAAAAAAAGAAAGGACCCCGGCGTAAAATGCGACCCAAAGGGTAATATCGGCTGCGGCATGCATATCTGGTCAGCCTTTGAGCATAAAATGAAGCAGGTTATAATGGGGGCCACCCATCCAGGGAACGGCACCAATGACTTTTTTCACTACGACGCCGTTGCGATCGATAATAAACGATTCAGGAAACTGAAAGACGCCGTAAAGGTTCTGAACCTTGCCGCTATCGTCGAGCAGAATCGGAAATTGGTAGGGGGATTCCTTGAGAAACTTTGCAACGTTACTCCGCCCCTCTTTTTCGACATTAATCGCCAGCAGTACCAGTCCATCATCCTTGAAGGTTTGATGCATGACTTCCATTGAGGGCATTTCACGCCGACAGGGAGGGCACCAGGTCGCCCAGAAGTTGACGATGACAACCTTACCACGTAGTTGCGAGAGGCTGACCTTTTCCCCTTGCATGTTTTCAAGGGTGAAGTCTGGGGCTATGTCGCCAACGGTAACCGCCCGGGGTGCTTCCTGAGGGCGTTCACTCCAGGCAATGGCCATCAGAGGCATACTCAGGATCAGCAGCAGTAAAAACAGTTTTTTCATGCAGAAACGTCCTTAGTTACTGTGGCAACTGTAGAAGATACCCACGGTTGTCACGCACGACTAGAAAGGTGAGAGGTTCACGTCCGATCAGTGACGCCATAAGATGTCTGAAATTATCTGGATCTCCAACCTTTCGGTGGGCAATCTCGACGATGCGGTCACCCGGTTCAATTCCGGCATGAGAGGCAGCCGATTTTGCCTCAACCGAAGTGATCAACATTTCCTCACGCCCAAGTTGAAAACCCAGGCCGAAGACTTGCCGAGTATAAGCCATCAGATAATCATCGGACAAGGGGGCGAGGGTAACTTCGCAAGAGAGCCGATTTAACCCGCGCAGAACGCCTAGTGTTACCCGACTCCCCGGTGGATAGGTGGCCAACTGGGCATTCAACTCATCTATATCAGACAGGCTGATGCCATTAACTGACTGAATCACATCCGCAACGTGTAAGCCGCCCACTTTCGCCGGAGATTTCTCGAGAAAATCGACCAACAGCACGCCACGATTGCCGTCCTGGGGCATAAATGAATCGCCGACTTCGCCCGGGATAATCCCCAGATACACCGGTCGCACCTGGCCATAATCGATCAATTCCTTGAGAACGCGCTTGATCACATCAGCCGGAATTGAAAATCCGATCCCCTGTGCCTGACGGGCGATGGCGGTATTAATGCCGATCAGTTCTCCATTGATATTGATCAATGGGCCACCCGAATTACCTGGATTGATCAACGCGTCTGATTGAATAAAAACCGAAGAGAAACCCTTTTCAAGCTCAATACGTCGCGCCACCGAGCTGATGACGCCGGTTGTGATTGAATGCCCTAATCCCAACGGATTGCCTATGGCAATAACGGTTTCACCAAGCATCAGGTCGTCAGATCGCGCGGGCCGCAAATAAGGCCAGTCCCCTTTTCCGGAAATCTGCAGTACCGCCAGATCAAGTCGCTCATCAATCCCGACAAGCTGCGCCTCCATCTCATCACTATGGTCAGGCAGCGCAACATAGATTTTAGACGCCTTGGCAACAACATGAGCGTTGGTCAGGACATGTCCCCTGGCATCAATGATCACCCCCGAACCGAGTGATTGTTTTGTCATCGTGGAAGGCGGCAGCTGATCGCGAAAAAATTGTTCAAAAAATGAATCGCCAAACCCGAAGGGGGTATCGTTACGTCGTTGCACCTGTTCGGTGCGGATATTTACCACCGCCCGACGTGCCAGTGCAACGGCTTTGACC
Above is a genomic segment from Geopsychrobacter electrodiphilus DSM 16401 containing:
- the feoB gene encoding ferrous iron transport protein B, which translates into the protein MHEDVKSPQIVLVGNPNVGKSVLFNVLTGSYTTVSNYPGTSVEISTGRCRIGERSYEVLDTPGMYSMMPITEEERVARNILLTGRPAILLHVVDARNIERMLPMTLQLIEAGLPVILVVNILDEAERLGMKFNLPQLQQNLGVPVVGTVMKKRQGLDELQGAIAAYQERPASFEPYAVDLEADIERLSTLLTGDYCLGRRATAILMMQKDHEVEEVVRAEEGDGFPLIAPVLHDIQFARRVDLNLQISLERKRMTRKMLDGALEQALSVDPPFSERLSRWAMNPFSGIPLLLLVLYFGLYQFVGNFGAGTLVDFMEGTLFGKYINPPAIKFLNNLTDIYWLRELLAGEYGLWTLGVRYAFALVLPIVGTFFLVFSVLEDTGYFPRLAMLVDRLFKQIGLSGRAVIPMVLGFGCDTMATMVTRTLETKRERVIAMVLLSLAIPCSAQLGVILGLLSAVPGSLAIWLLVMVFIFLLIGFLSARVLPGENPVFYMEIPPMRMPQLRNVLVKTLTRMQSYFLEILPLFLIASVILWAGKMSGVLDLVVKAMTPVVTALGLPPDASAAFIFGFFRRDFGAAGLYDLQKAGLLSPVQLTVAAVTLTLFVPCIAQFLMMKKERGIKTASAIFVFVSVLAFATGWVLNHALLFTGVLT
- a CDS encoding Fur family transcriptional regulator; the encoded protein is MKNPEELFLDYLARKRLKNTNQRMIILKSFLRQTRHLSTEDFYLQLRKKHPGIGYATVHRTLKLFAECGIAAERNFGDGQMRFEVSYHNQHHDHLVCTACGRILEFENQQIEELQREVALTHNFFIQDHRLELYGLCSQCHTNKQ
- a CDS encoding cytochrome c biogenesis CcdA family protein, giving the protein MHAAADITLWVAFYAGVLSFFSPCVLPLIPSYLTYISGLSFGQLSDAHASAKVRMTILAHSLVFVAGFSLVFISLGALAGMASATFQMHLREGLGWLQKIGGVLIFLFGVHLSGLFHFGVLLGEHRFQLRNKPSGFIGTLIVGIAFAAGWTPCIGPILGAILAIAASSSGGAWRGVTLLAVYSAGLGVPFLIAGGLFHWFLNFFDRFKKHIRFVEVFTGGLLMAVGVLLFFDLFSRMSGFLYGFLPSTFG
- a CDS encoding TlpA disulfide reductase family protein gives rise to the protein MKKLFLLLLILSMPLMAIAWSERPQEAPRAVTVGDIAPDFTLENMQGEKVSLSQLRGKVVIVNFWATWCPPCRREMPSMEVMHQTFKDDGLVLLAINVEKEGRSNVAKFLKESPYQFPILLDDSGKVQNLYGVFQFPESFIIDRNGVVVKKVIGAVPWMGGPHYNLLHFMLKG
- a CDS encoding trypsin-like peptidase domain-containing protein: MTSIRTSIFALLWLLLLLVTAGQAAERETPVVKAVALARRAVVNIRTEQVQRRNDTPFGFGDSFFEQFFRDQLPPSTMTKQSLGSGVIIDARGHVLTNAHVVAKASKIYVALPDHSDEMEAQLVGIDERLDLAVLQISGKGDWPYLRPARSDDLMLGETVIAIGNPLGLGHSITTGVISSVARRIELEKGFSSVFIQSDALINPGNSGGPLININGELIGINTAIARQAQGIGFSIPADVIKRVLKELIDYGQVRPVYLGIIPGEVGDSFMPQDGNRGVLLVDFLEKSPAKVGGLHVADVIQSVNGISLSDIDELNAQLATYPPGSRVTLGVLRGLNRLSCEVTLAPLSDDYLMAYTRQVFGLGFQLGREEMLITSVEAKSAASHAGIEPGDRIVEIAHRKVGDPDNFRHLMASLIGREPLTFLVVRDNRGYLLQLPQ